The genomic region GTTTGTAgctttataacaaataaaaacaccacAAGACAACGGCTTCTTTGGTAATACTTCTATGTGATATTCAAATACAAGAGAAATGACCCTTAATgcactgtttcccaaccctgttcctgaaggcacaccaacactaCACATTTTCAACggctccctaatcaaacacacctgaatcccctcattagaacataagaagagactccaaaacctgaagttaattagacaggtaagggagacatccaaaatatgtactgttggtgtgcctccaggaaaagggttgggaaacactgccttaatgAACATAACCCGTATGCAGTGTatgaaaaaacaactaaaaatacaaaaactgaaaGCGTAAACTAGCagctttaactttattttttttaaccaaatgcAACATTGTTTGTgaaattcaaacatttaaaaaataaatatttactctaTATTTCAGTATAAAGATTCACATTAATCCTCGCTGAACAATCCAAACTTGAACAATGGATTCTACGCACTCCAGAAGTGTTGCCGAAATCATTTCTGTCCCCGTGCAACGGTACGAATGTCACTGTATGGCCCAAAACGGCCAAATATATCCTTTCCCACAACGATGAAACACATTCGTTTATCTCCTTTGCAGTCAGACACTTTGCAGGCCATAGGAAGAGGCATGGCTTTGATCACGCCAAGACACTTCCATGGAGAGAACGTGCCGTTTTTGTGTTCATGGGAAACGTAAATGTGATAGCAATTCATCTCAGCCACGTGGGGATCTTTGTGCTCAACGTTCCACGCGATGCCCAATTCTTGCGCACGTCCAATTCGAGCTAGCTTCAGTACTGGTTTCTGGGGCAAGTTATAAGAAGCCGCTGCAACCGGCAGCTCTTTGGGAAATGGAGTGTCTGGAAACGGATGTAGTTTTGAGTGCCAGTCCTCCTATGAAAGAAAGGTACATGTAAATGGATGTTTTGATGTAAAACTCATCGGTGTAGtggaaaatatttgcatacttcTTCAAACTGTACAGAAGTGACACGGTCCTCCTCTGTATTGCTTGGATTTTCTTCTGTTTAAGAAAGGGAATATAAGAAAGCTGTTTATGACTTGCATTAATTATATTTCTAGAATGAAACTATGATAAACATTATAAACATGATTAATTCAATGTCATCATACCTTTAATGGCTATAGGTGGTGGAGTGCTTGAGGGTTTTGACTTTTTGGAGGGTTTCAAATTCTGCAGGGCACAGATTTGGAAACAGAATTGGTATAATATGTGCTACAAATCAAGACTTCTTTTCCCCCTCAGAGTTGTTATATCAAATCACAATATGAGCTTACAATAATGAGAAAAGCTTGAACTGAGAGATAGAAATCTTTTATTATTGAAAATcactgacaatcaaaaacaaagctaaaacaaagacagaaaaGTTTCAGAAAAATTCACCATCATGAAAAGTACACTCAGAATtccaaagcaaagaaaaaaaaaaaaaaacaatactcggAAATGTGAACTTACAACTGTAAGAAATCAACTCACAATTGAAAATAGAACAAATTGTGATATGAAAACTTGCAATTGtgaaatgtaaacatttagctgtcaAATTCAAACACAATTGGGAAAAAGCTGAATTATGAGatgcaaaattaaatgtttttcccCCCAAGAAAAAAAAGCCCCATTGGGAAAAGTAAACTATCAATTCTGAATTATAATATGCAAATTGTAATTGTGAGAAAAAAGTATTAATGTGAGGAAAAAACTaacaaatggttaaaaaataaaaaaaatatttggaatGACTCTAAAATGAGTTTTTGGCATACCTGGTCCGGTGACTGGGCAACCAGTCTCTCTTCATTCAATCTGGCAGCTGAACCTGAaccacaacaaaaacacaaaatacagtaaTTACAACAGTccagcattttaaataaaatttgactacaAAACAAGACCAGATACCTTTGTCTTCTTCTGTAAGGTCGACAACCTTTTTCTTAGACcgctaaaatgaaaagaaaaccaTTTTTTGGTTCATATATaatagggttgggtgatgttgaCAAATTTGGCATcttatgatgtctaatgtgaaacatcgcaatggacaatggcatcgttgTCATAGGTGGAggtgaattatttatgaataattaattagtttctaatgaattaattatattttacagtttcaactacctgacccgcatggtctttgttttacccataaacaaataataaataaataaaggtaagttacacacagattaccacctgtcaatcactttatCCGCGAGACTCTGGCATAAATAGGCAGCGCGATCTGTGTCGTtgtaatggcgtccacaaacttggttattaaaaggtgcacaaccaacaatATCTGAGggtttcactaaaattactaggTACAAGTGTGAAAGATTGATGCAGTGTACTGACGGTGccatgttacctgatagattcaaacgacagagtcgttagatagagacaagattaatttaatatcacgtttaacaactatagtgagacatgatccagcggtacatccttgatgacctgtccgacgtgcactgctctctggagctcagacgagcgcatgacagcatgtgtgtctgtgtgtgttagtatTGTGTGGTcaagtgatgtgcgttttcagcggacggagggctgttcagaaatgctaggtaaaacacagtgtggacgtagatcattttcgttctaaaatgccattttaaaactaagaccaaTTAGTGTGAACAGGGCCTAAGTGTATATTTTTCCCTAGCGGGTTTGCGACgggggcggggcagaggatcggtgatgctggctcagcatcgtgttgtctatcggccattggcgatggacaatggcatcgtctatcggcccaactcTAATATATAAACATCTGTAGGCTATTTTCTCCAGCACAGACCGGGCATGTCTACCCAAATCAACTGAGACAGATATTGCACTTATAATCAAAACCTCCATTAGTAAACAAAAGGCCAGTGATTCTTAAAGAGattaaaaacaatgacaaaaacagTTACCAAACTCTGCCAGAAGCCTTCCTTTGGTCTTCTCAGTGTCACATCTCCATCATTGTCTATTTATGTAAAAACAATCACTTTAGTTACATTAAGTTATAATTCAAATGTTTTAGCAGCTAAAATACTATGATGGCAATAGAAACATGACCTGCTGATGACACCGAAGCGTTGTCACTAATAGATCCTCCATTGACTGAACCtctggttaaaaaataaatgaaaattggtTACCCAACACTCACTTCAAAATTAATCTTTTAAATATCTTAATAAACactaaatataatatatcatataatttGCATATTACAATGTTGTGATGcttaaattcattttattcacTATCCATATTTTTCATGTGACATCAAACACTTAAGAATCTCCATAGCTTTCCTGTATTGACCGGCATTAATTGTACATGAGGTACTAATAAAGATATTGTTATTAAAAGAACAactcaataaatatttttgtatttatttaacaataaactAACAAATTCACCCACAAAATGAATGcaacacaataaacaatacattcatAATTGTCCCACAACTGAAGTATTGCTGCATTTCTATCAaaaccacacaaaaaaacaatgctttatttttttttacagttcttTTACTGTTTACAATGCTCATGATTTTAGTGCTACAGTCTTTCCTTATATTATGtaaaatcataatttttgttacatttaaatCCCTGCAAGGCAGTCAGACATTCCCAGTTTCCGTCCATCACATTTTAGTTCTTACAGTTAATCGTGACTGCAGTAATTCACCAATTAAGCAGATGGCTAGGAAAACAAATAGCTGTAATCAATGGGTTGAATGAGTCTGCTTTGTCGGCCTTGGAACACAAACATTAAGCTGCAATGAACGCCTTTCCAGTGAAGCACACTAGTTTATAAGAACTGCAACAGCCACACATGAAAGTGAAGGAACGCCACTCGGCATGCAGCACCTCAGGGAAAGAAAAGAAATGGAAAGGTGCCAAGACTGCAGCCTTGAATCATTACTGAATTAAAAAACAACTGACTGAAAAGAAAAAGATCCACAGGGGAGCACTGAGATGATTTCACTTTGATCACTCTATTAGAATATGTTCTGATTAAACAGTAAATGGAATATTTTAGCTATTGTCATTCAAACAGCAGGCACACTGCCTCTGCACCATTTCCCAAACAGAAATGGAAAGGCATCAGACTGCAGCATTAAAGCCTATGCAGTACATGCATCTAAACTAACACAGAAAATCGAAAATATTTAATAAGGCTATATTTCATCCACTGACGTTTTATGATTTAAGTCTGTAACATGTATAAAATATTGCAGAATACCTTGACGTATTGATTAGCGATTCAGCTGGAGAAATGCATCGCTGTGGCTGTCCAGAAGGGGGGCTTAAAGAAGGAAGAAACTGTTAAGAAGATAAAAACGACACAAAAGTGATgagttacacacacaaaaatgcataTCAGTCTTTTAACAATCAAATCTCATTTCATACCCGACTATGAGAAATCCCCAGGGACCTGCATTTTCTGATATATGCAAATACAGCATCTCCTCTTCGCTTTATCTTCTTTACATGGGCCTAAAAGCAAAGAGAAAATATATGGTGGTGGCAATGTCATACTGGCCCTGCAGGATGTCATAATAACATgaaaattcatttcattttctttttggcttagtccttttattaatcaggagttgccacaccagaatgaaccgccaacttatccagcatattttttacgcagcggatgctcttccagctacaacccatcactgggaaacacccatacactcccattcacacacacacacacacacacagacacacacactatggacaatttcgcctacccaattcacctatagcgcatcatgtctttgtgggggaaaccggagcacctggaagaaacccacccgaatacatggagaacatgcaaacgccacacagaaatgccaactgacccagctgaggctcaaaccagcgaccttcttgctgtgaggtgacagtgctacccactgcgccaccaacaTGGAAATTTTAATACACAATTTTCTTTGATTATAGATAGAACAAGAGAGGACTAAAAAGAAGGAAATCTGGCCACTTACTTCTAGACTCTTGATTCTGGCATCATATCTGGGTTCACCATTCACCTCACTGATCCTCTCCATCAGATTCTTCATCTTGTAGTCAGACTGCTCGACTGCAGTCCCAACCTTATCTGAAATAATCTTTTCAACCTATCAGTGAACAAGGCAACAAATGGTGAGATGAAGTGCTTGCTAAAATACTGAAAAGCAGGTTTGCACAACAGTTGGAAATGAAATTGATTTGAGGTAAGAAATATCTGATATGTCTAAATATAATGTTAAGGTCATAAGTGAGGCTTCCCATTTTGGTATTTGCATCAAATAAAATTagctattttatatgcataaaaaacatgttaaaatgaaaGTATGGAATTGAAAAAAAAGGttcataaaatgataaaatatgggcTAAAGTCTTCAATCACAATTCACtgtaactgtaaaaataaaacattctgtcttgttcattaaatatataaaagaattcTAAATGATTCATAAATGATTTCTAATCATTACACCCATCTTTTGTAAAGCACTAGTAGTCCTCGCTCCTTTCCCCACCATGTGCACTTGACTGATGTGTTTCTGCCAAAGCACCATGTACAAGTATTTCTCTTAGCACCAGATTTTCTGCCACAGAATGAGTGCTTATTAATTCTcaaaataactattatttttgcaaataattttatattagttattttttttcagttactgttgttagtttcattaagttttattcattcatttattttattttcggctttgtccctttattaatctcgggtcgccacagcggaatgaaccgccaacttatccagcatatgttttatgcaccgGATGTCCATCCAGCTCCAAACCATCACTGGGTGATCACCATCACTATAAATTTGTAAACAATTGAAAGATAGTAGTACAGTTTAAAGTATTACAATTACAGTTAACATAAGTACATACTTCCAGGGTGTAGTATACATATGTGAATTGGGCCACAGCAACTGCCTTTATGACTCAtgagacaaatagacagacatttttatgctttagatatTTTCTTATATACCGCGATggaaatttgtaatatttatgaTCACATATAGATGATTGATAATTATACATTGATATTATAAATCGATTAAGTCTTTGCTAAAGTCAAGATCAAATGCATTATAATCATTGGGCTATTACAGCCATGTGTAATCTACTGGTTGTTCAAGAGTTAAGGAGCTGTAGAGAAATTCTTATCTAAAATATTGAAAGATTGTCTTTAAAAATGGCTGTGAGCCCATGCTTGGGATCTTTTTGCTCACAGAGGCTGTCTGTGTGTAAACTGATCATTCTCTGGAGAATTAAACCAATTAAAAGACAAACTTTGTCTGACTTTATTCAATTTCAGTtttcacattaaaatgtattccTAGTGAACAGGAAGAAAATAATTTGCTATTATAACACTtaataacactttttaaaaatagtttgaatgCATGTATGACTGCTGCACTTTGACTGGTTGACATGTTTAAATTTTGTTGTACATGCAAAATGATGCAATGACAATAAACTTCtacaaactaaaaactaaattgtGATCCCTAGATAGAGTGTCTTAACGGAATTACAGACTATAaagtatagaaaataaaaaaattaaagcatgTGACTTATTATTTTGATGTATGAAAATTAATTTGAGTATTTTCCCACTAAGCCAATTACTGTCAAATTAATTGCCTGTTTTTTGCAGAAAATCTAAACTTTAGACAGGGAGTTCAACCATTTAAACGTACAATTATGTGCAAACTGCAGCCaagaaactacactgtaaaaaagatgtaaggcaacttgctgcagtgCGATTTTGAGTTGACTCAGTTTCAACCCAAGCACTgcacttgacttgatttaagttgagtaaactcaaaaaatgACCTGAAGCTGATTGCCGTAAACTTTAAAATTAagtcattttttacaatgtagaaggGTGGTAAGATTatcattatcaaaaaaaaaaaaaccttctttaggatgttaaaataaaaggTGACATTTATATCCCTGGAAAATAGCTGTGCAGCCATGGCCTTATGGTTGGAGAGTTAAACTTGTGATGCAAAAGTCAAAGGTTTTGGTCCCGGCAAGGAAGGGTGGGGGGAGTGAATAACCAGCACTCACTACAATACCACAGCTGAGGTGATTCCCTTGAGCAAGACACCAATACCCCAAC from Danio aesculapii chromosome 3, fDanAes4.1, whole genome shotgun sequence harbors:
- the atf7ip2 gene encoding activating transcription factor 7-interacting protein 2, translating into MKRSRYEDDSGTLQLAPGSGQKASKLPRSEVEKIISDKVGTAVEQSDYKMKNLMERISEVNGEPRYDARIKSLEAHVKKIKRRGDAVFAYIRKCRSLGISHSRFLPSLSPPSGQPQRCISPAESLINTSRGSVNGGSISDNASVSSADNDGDVTLRRPKEGFWQSLRSKKKVVDLTEEDKGSAARLNEERLVAQSPDQNLKPSKKSKPSSTPPPIAIKEENPSNTEEDRVTSVQFEEEDWHSKLHPFPDTPFPKELPVAAASYNLPQKPVLKLARIGRAQELGIAWNVEHKDPHVAEMNCYHIYVSHEHKNGTFSPWKCLGVIKAMPLPMACKVSDCKGDKRMCFIVVGKDIFGRFGPYSDIRTVARGQK